A DNA window from Mytilus edulis chromosome 14, xbMytEdul2.2, whole genome shotgun sequence contains the following coding sequences:
- the LOC139504176 gene encoding probable serine/threonine-protein kinase DDB_G0277165, which yields MPNFPTKEQNSELENLRRSNIRVPQNPDTEILIQNISSEPDIVPTILQDNITTGITFKPANTITPNTNVQNRKNIRKNQPKIEERNISNSQRARILSLENEIVQLKRVIETIQTTSTGTNNNIHVEAPNTNNGSNSITNNCQNNIPNQQYSSCNTCHHHSCNDRQQSSNFQQELMEQRLRSLENHISLSTALNLHISLQSRIVNQQTTQIPYVQPPQFQGHYAYPNQMGYNTHHPNNFNGGHMYQQGIPQFGHSIYNNPYYLNQGGMPHFSTLPNHNVNVSRHHIGQQVPTYHQVPTFGPPTYRPPTYQPPIYQHDQQTRPNHVNNQQRQSSSIVQPTTMRPTPQVSQNIQPMNKNACSSSINKANTSEQLTNSTTYLDQQEKQQTTILNHSSSTAEMNIEHQTKNSEAEKIDHISHTQMEVPNIQDEIAKISQIQSHPFRQKGLKYKPPDNTTLLEEMMESGKRRSI from the coding sequence ATGCCAAATTttccgacaaaagagcagaacaGCGAATTAGAAAATCTGAGACGGTCAAATATTAGGGTACCACAAAATCCTGACACAGAAATACTGATACAAAATATATCTTCTGAGCCAGACATAGTGCCTACAATATTACAAGACAACATTACAACTGGTATCACATTCAAACCAGCTAATACTATTACACCAAATACGAATGTACAAAATAGGAAGAACATAAGGAAAAACCAACCAAAAATAGAGGAAAGAAATATTTCCAACTCTCAAAGAGCCAGAATACTGAGTCTAGAAAACGAAATTGTGCAATTAAAGAGAGTAATTGAGACTATACAAACTACATCAACTGGCACaaacaataatatacatgtagaagCTCCAAACACAAATAATGGAAGCAATTCGATAACTAACAACTGCCAAAACAACATACCAAATCAGCAATATAGTAGCTGTAATACTTGCCACCACCACTCGTGCAATGATAGACAACAATCTTCCAACTTTCAACAAGAGCTAATGGAACAACGTCTACGCTCTCTAGAAAATCACATAAGTCTCAGCACGGCTCTTAATCTTCATATCTCATTACAATCGAGAATAGTAAACCAACAGACAACTCAAATACCTTATGTTCAACCCCCACAATTTCAAGGACATTACGCCTATCCAAATCAAATGGGGTACAATACACATCATCCTAACAATTTCAATGGAGGACACATGTACCAACAAGGGATTCCACAATTTGGACATTCCATATACAACAACCCCTACTATTTAAATCAAGGAGGGATGCCACACTTTAGCACATTACCAAATCATAATGTCAATGTTTCAAGACATCATATAGGTCAACAAGTACCAACATATCATCAAGTGCCAACGTTTGGTCCACCAACATATCGCCCGCCAACATATCAACCGCCTATATACCAACATGACCAACAAACTAGGCCAAATCATGTAAACAACCAACAAAGGCAATCATCATCAATTGTTCAACCAACAACAATGAGACCAACCCCTCAAGTAAGCCAAAATATTCAGCCTATGAACAAAAATGCCTGTAGTTCAAGTATAAATAAAGCAAATACTTCCGAACAACTCACAAACAGTACTACCTACCTCGACCAACAGGAAAAACAACAAACTACCATTCTAAACCATTCATCTAGTACTGCAGAGATGAATATAGAGCATCAGACTAAAAACAGTGAGGCTGAAAAAATAGATCACATTTCACACACCCAAATGGAAGTCCCGAACATCCAGGATGAAATAGCTAAAATCTCACAAATCCAAAGTCATCCTTTTCGGCAAAAAGGCCTCAAATACAAACCACCAGACAACACAACTCTACTCGAAGAAATGATGGAATCGGGGAAGAGACGATCGATATAG